ACAAACACTGGCAATTTTAAAGCCGGATTGCACGGAAGCTAATAAAACAGGTAAGGTAATCGATAGAATTCTTCAGGCAGGATTTAAAATACTCGGTATGAAATTGATACGATTAAGTGGAAAGACTGCGGGTGAATTTTATGCTGTTCACAAAGAAAGGCCCTTTTATAATGATTTAGTTGCATTTATGACTTCAGGACAATGCATCCCCATGGTACTTGAAAAAGCAAATTCCGTATCTGCATTCCGAGAATTGATAGGCGTAACTGATCCGGCTGAAGCATCTGAAGGCACAATCCGAAAAGAATTTGCCACAAGTAAACAGAATAATATTGTTCATGGTTCGGATTCCCCTGAAAATGCAAAAATTGAAGTTGGTTTTTTCTTTTCAAGATCGGAACTAACTTAAATATTATAATATTATATTTTCAATTTATCTTAATTTAATTATAATTCTTTAAAATAT
This genomic window from candidate division KSB1 bacterium contains:
- the ndk gene encoding nucleoside-diphosphate kinase, with translation QTLAILKPDCTEANKTGKVIDRILQAGFKILGMKLIRLSGKTAGEFYAVHKERPFYNDLVAFMTSGQCIPMVLEKANSVSAFRELIGVTDPAEASEGTIRKEFATSKQNNIVHGSDSPENAKIEVGFFFSRSELT